The following is a genomic window from Bacilli bacterium PM5-9.
GAAATAGTTTATTAAAAAAGATACTTATAAAGAGTTGAAAACCCTTATAAGTATCAATATTTATTAAGAAGTTGCACTTTCATTTAAAATTAAGCTATATTAAAAAATCCTCGTAATGAGGTTTTTACTGATTTTCTTCTTTAACCATATTATCCTTATATTCTTTATCATGAGGCAAAATAATATTTAGGATAATTCCAATTACTGCTGCAACTGACATTCCTGATAAAGTAAAAGTTTCAGAAAATGCTAATGTTGCTCCACCAATACCTAATATTAACATTGAAGCAGCTATTACTAAGTTTCTTGATTGTGTAAAATCAATCTTATTTTCAATCATGATTTTAACACCATTACTTGCAATAATTCCAAATAACATAATTGAAATTCCACCCATTACTGGAGCAGGAATACTTTTAATAAATAATGATACTGGACTAATGAATGCTAAAATGATTGCAAATACTGCTGCTAAAGCAATTACATATACTGAAGCAACTTTTGTCATTGCGATTACACCATTGTTCTCACCGTATGTTGTATTTGCTGGTCCACCTAGTAAACCGGCAACTAATGTAGCAATTCCATCACCTAATAATGTTTGCTTAAGACCTGGGTCTTGCAAGAAATCTTTTTTACATATATTTGATGTAATTGTATGTTCTCCAACGTGCTCTGCAATGGTTACTAGCGCGATTGGTACAAACATTAATGAATATTTAAAATCAAAGTTATATGTTAATCCTGGAAATTGAATATTAGGAACTGAGAATAATTGCATGTTTGCAAAAATTGATGTATCTACTCTTCCTAAAGCTAAAGCGATACAGTATCCTGATAAAATACCAATTAAAATAGGAATTATTTTAAAGAATCCTTTACCCATAATTGAAACAAGTGCTGTAATCAATAAAGTCAAACCAGCAATTAATGCTGCTGTAGGATCAAAAGCATCTTTTAATAATCCAGCATTAGATATTGCACTATTAGCAAGGCTAAGTCCGATTACCATAATCATTGGACCTACTACAATTGGTGGTAATAATTTATTTAACCATTTTGTTCCTGTAAATCTTAATAATAAAGCAATTACAGTATAAACAAAACCTACTGTCATAATCGATGCTGCTGCAGCTCCAGTTCCACCACTTTCTAAAGCAATTTTAGTTGCTGCAATAAAAGCGAATGATGATCCAATATAAATTGGAACTTTAAATTTTGTACATGTCAAATAAATTAATGTTCCAATTCCAGAGCATAGAATTGCAACTGATGGATCTAATCCAATTAAAATTGGTGCTAATACTGTTGCTCCAAACATTGCAAATACATGTTGAAATGATAATAACATCCATAATAATTTATTCTTTGGTTTTTCATTTGGTTGGATTAATAATCCATTTTTTTCAAAGCTTTTTTCCATTTTCAATCTCCTTTTCCTTAAAAAAAAGACTATTAAAGTCTTTTTATTTTATAATCCTAATAATGCTGTTGTATCTTGAGCAATAACTAACTCTTCATTTGTAGGAATTAAAAATACTTTTACTTTAGAATCATCAGATGAAATTAATGTTTCTTTTCCTCTAACATTATTTCTATCATCATCAATCTTAACTCCTAAACACTCAAGTTTTTCACAAATTAACTTTCTAAACATTGGTGCGTTTTCACCTAAACCAGCAGTAAAGACAATAGCATCAAGTCCACCTAATTTAACAAAGTATGATCCAATAGTATCCATGATTCTATTAACATATACATCAACTGTTAATTTAGCAAGTTCGTTTCCTTCATTTAATCCGTTTTCAATATCACGAGCATCACTTGAAATTTTACTTAATCCAAGCATACCTGATTTTTTATTTAATACATCCATTACTTCATAAGCACTCATTGAAGTTTTATCCATTAAAAATGTAATTATTGCTGGATCAATATCACCAGATCTTGTTCCCATCATAACACCTGCTAATGGAGTTAATCCCATTGAAGTATTAATTGATTTACCATCTTTAACTGCAGCTAATGAAGCTCCGTTTCCTAAATGACATGTAATAACTTTTGAATCTTTTTGATTTCCTAATAATTCATTTGCACGTTTTGAAACGAATAAATGTGATGTACCATGGAAACCATATTTTCTAACACCAAAATCTTCATAATATTCGTATGGAATTGGATAAACAAATGTATCTTTTTCCATTGTTTGATGAAATGCTGTATCAAATACTGCAACATGACCAACTTCTTTTAATGCATCTTTAAAAGCACGATAACCAACTAAGTTTGCTGGGTTATGTAATGGAGCTAAATCTGATAACTCTTCCATAGCTGCTACTACTTCATCATTGATTACTACAGATGAAACAAATTTTTCTCCACCATGAACAAAACGATGACCTACTCCATCAATTTCATCTAATGATGAAACAACATTATATTTTGTTAGTGCATCTAACACTAAGTTTACAGCTTTTGTATGGTCTTCAATATCTAAAACATCTTTATGTTTTTCACCATTTACTTCAATTGAAAATAAAGAATCATTTAATCCAATTCTTTCAATAACACCTGAACATAATACATCTGCAGCTGGCATCTCAATTAATTGATATTTTAATGATGATGATCCAGCATTAACTGCCATTATTTTTGACATTTGACATCCTCCTAATATTATTTAAAAAACTTTCCTAATTAATTTTACACTAAACTATGATAAAAGTAAA
Proteins encoded in this region:
- a CDS encoding uracil permease (product_source=KO:K02824; cog=COG2233; ko=KO:K02824; pfam=PF00860; superfamily=103196,82866; tigrfam=TIGR00801; transmembrane_helix_parts=Outside_1_32,TMhelix_33_55,Inside_56_61,TMhelix_62_84,Outside_85_93,TMhelix_94_116,Inside_117_122,TMhelix_123_145,Outside_146_157,TMhelix_158_180,Inside_181_186,TMhelix_187_209,Outside_210_274,TMhelix_275_297,Inside_298_308,TMhelix_309_331,Outside_332_340,TMhelix_341_363,Inside_364_374,TMhelix_375_393,Outside_394_396,TMhelix_397_416,Inside_417_432), translating into MEKSFEKNGLLIQPNEKPKNKLLWMLLSFQHVFAMFGATVLAPILIGLDPSVAILCSGIGTLIYLTCTKFKVPIYIGSSFAFIAATKIALESGGTGAAAASIMTVGFVYTVIALLLRFTGTKWLNKLLPPIVVGPMIMVIGLSLANSAISNAGLLKDAFDPTAALIAGLTLLITALVSIMGKGFFKIIPILIGILSGYCIALALGRVDTSIFANMQLFSVPNIQFPGLTYNFDFKYSLMFVPIALVTIAEHVGEHTITSNICKKDFLQDPGLKQTLLGDGIATLVAGLLGGPANTTYGENNGVIAMTKVASVYVIALAAVFAIILAFISPVSLFIKSIPAPVMGGISIMLFGIIASNGVKIMIENKIDFTQSRNLVIAASMLILGIGGATLAFSETFTLSGMSVAAVIGIILNIILPHDKEYKDNMVKEENQ
- a CDS encoding acetate kinase (product_source=KO:K00925; cath_funfam=3.30.420.40; cog=COG0282; ko=KO:K00925; pfam=PF00871; superfamily=53067; tigrfam=TIGR00016) — protein: MSKIMAVNAGSSSLKYQLIEMPAADVLCSGVIERIGLNDSLFSIEVNGEKHKDVLDIEDHTKAVNLVLDALTKYNVVSSLDEIDGVGHRFVHGGEKFVSSVVINDEVVAAMEELSDLAPLHNPANLVGYRAFKDALKEVGHVAVFDTAFHQTMEKDTFVYPIPYEYYEDFGVRKYGFHGTSHLFVSKRANELLGNQKDSKVITCHLGNGASLAAVKDGKSINTSMGLTPLAGVMMGTRSGDIDPAIITFLMDKTSMSAYEVMDVLNKKSGMLGLSKISSDARDIENGLNEGNELAKLTVDVYVNRIMDTIGSYFVKLGGLDAIVFTAGLGENAPMFRKLICEKLECLGVKIDDDRNNVRGKETLISSDDSKVKVFLIPTNEELVIAQDTTALLGL